A stretch of the Actinomycetes bacterium genome encodes the following:
- a CDS encoding histidine phosphatase family protein, with amino-acid sequence MNRLLLVRHATTSSTRRACFPQTTGAAAVDGCEPLDRGGGEQAAALRGMLPRADHCWASLAARAQETACLAGFAPEPCGDLAECDFGRWAGALPTEIVDADAVKAWYADPDGAPHGGEGFRDVRARAARVLGRARDLGGTVVAFTHGGLVKAALCEVLGLPSSALWRLDVAPASVTELHPVGDEWRVVRLNWEPGSLR; translated from the coding sequence GTGAACCGGTTGCTCCTCGTCCGCCACGCGACCACCTCGTCGACCCGCCGGGCGTGCTTCCCGCAGACCACCGGTGCCGCGGCGGTCGACGGCTGCGAGCCGCTCGACCGCGGCGGCGGGGAGCAGGCCGCGGCGCTGCGCGGGATGCTCCCGCGGGCCGACCACTGCTGGGCCTCGCTCGCCGCCCGGGCCCAGGAGACGGCATGCCTGGCCGGCTTCGCGCCCGAGCCCTGCGGGGACCTGGCCGAGTGCGACTTCGGCCGCTGGGCTGGCGCGCTCCCCACCGAGATCGTTGACGCCGACGCGGTCAAGGCCTGGTACGCCGACCCCGACGGCGCGCCCCACGGCGGCGAGGGGTTCCGCGACGTGCGCGCCCGGGCCGCCCGGGTGCTCGGCCGGGCGCGGGACCTCGGCGGCACGGTCGTCGCGTTCACCCACGGCGGGCTCGTCAAGGCCGCCCTCTGCGAGGTGCTCGGGCTGCCCTCGTCCGCCCTCTGGCGGCTCGACGTCGCCCCGGCCTCGGTCACCGAGCTGCATCCCGTCGGCGACGAGTG